One segment of Hippopotamus amphibius kiboko isolate mHipAmp2 chromosome 2, mHipAmp2.hap2, whole genome shotgun sequence DNA contains the following:
- the LOC130846260 gene encoding ras-related GTP-binding protein C-like: MSLQYAEDETPLAGSFGTADSFPKDFGYGRGRRGWGGAGRGCGPGGADSSKRRILLMVLRRSGKSSIQKVVFHKMSPSETLFLESTNKIYKDDISNSSSVNFQMWDFPGQMDFFDPTFDYEMIFRGTGALIYVIDAQDDYMEALTRLHITVSKAYKVNPDMNFEVFIHKVDGLSDDHKIETQRDIHQRANDDLADAGLEKLHLSFYLTSIYDHSIFEAFSKVVQKLIPQLPTLENLLNIFISNSGIEKAFLFDVVSKIYIATDSSPVDMQSYELCCDRIDVVIDVSCIYGLKGDGNGSAYDKESMAIIKLNNTTVLYLKEVTKFLALVCILREESFERKGLIDYNFHCFRKAIHEVFEVGVTSHRSCGHQTSAPSLKALTHNGTLRNAI, encoded by the coding sequence ATGTCCCTGCAGTACGCGGAGGATGAAACGCCCCTCGCCGGCAGTTTTGGCACGGCGGACTCGTTCCCAAAGGACTTCGGCTACGGCCGCGGGCGGCGGGGTTGGGGCGGGGCCGGCCGAGGCTGTGGCCCGgggggcgctgacagctccaagCGGAGGATTCTGCTGATGGTGCTCCGGCGCAGTGGCAAGTCCTCCATCCAGAAGGTGGTGTTTCATAAAATGTCACCCAGTGAGACCCTCTTTTTGGAAAGTACCAACAAGATTTACAAAGATGACATTTCTAATAGCTCCTCTGTGAATTTCCaaatgtgggattttcctgggcaAATGGACTTTTTTGACCCAACTTTTGACTACGAGATGATCTTCAGGGGAACAGGAGCATTGATATATGTCATTGATGCACAGGATGACTACATGGAGGCTTTAACAAGACTTCACATTACTGTTTCTAAAGCCTACAAAGTTAACCCAGACATGAATTTTGAGGTTTTTATTCACAAAGTTGATGGTCTGTCTGATGATcacaaaatagaaacacagaggGACATTCATCAAAGGGCCAATGATGACCTTGCAGATGCTGGGCTAGAAAAACTCCACCTTAGCTTTTATTTGACTAGTATCTATGACCATTCAATATTTGAAGCCTTTAGTAAGGTGGTGCAGAAACTTATCCCACAACTACCGACCTTGGAAAACCtattaaatatctttatatcAAATTCAGGTATTGAAAAAGCTTTTCTCTTTGATGTTGTCAGCAAAATCTACATTGCAACAGACAGTTCTCCTGTGGATATGCAGTCGTATGAGCTTTGCTGTGACAGGATCGATGTTGTAATTGACGTGTCTTGTATATATGGGTTAAAAGGAGATGGAAATGGAAGTGCTTACGACAAAGAGTCTATGGCTATCATCAAGCTGAATAACACAACTGTCCTGTATTTAAAGGAGGTGACTAAATTTTTGGCACTGGTCTGCATCCTTAGGGAAGAAAGTTTTGAACGAAAAGGTTTAATAGACTACAATTTCCATTGTTTCCGAAAAGCTATTCATGAGGTTTTTGAGGTGGGTGTGACTTCTCACAGGAGCTGTGGCCACCAGACCAGTGCCCCCAGCCTGAAAGCATTGACACACAATGGCACACTGCGAAATGCCATCTAG